The proteins below are encoded in one region of Eubacteriales bacterium:
- a CDS encoding DUF1573 domain-containing protein: MKISVKDMQFEDFQQVVSENLIRNKSLLDVLSKLNIFFAKSNRAVTKAITSCGCMQIHASKQNLDGETEYSSLTQQTQTHLEGELCENCKSIIEHELGETMFFMAALCETLGLSLYDIILNEKKTLETLGKFNLK; the protein is encoded by the coding sequence ATGAAAATTTCTGTTAAAGACATGCAATTTGAAGACTTTCAACAAGTTGTAAGCGAAAACCTAATAAGAAACAAAAGCCTGCTCGACGTTTTATCCAAACTGAACATATTCTTCGCAAAGTCCAACCGGGCAGTTACCAAAGCGATTACAAGCTGCGGTTGCATGCAGATCCATGCGTCAAAACAAAATTTAGACGGAGAAACTGAATATTCTTCTTTAACACAGCAGACTCAGACACATCTGGAGGGAGAGCTTTGCGAAAACTGTAAAAGCATAATAGAACATGAACTCGGCGAAACCATGTTCTTTATGGCAGCTCTTTGCGAAACACTTGGGCTTAGCCTTTATGACATTATTCTAAACGAGAAAAAGACTCTTGAAACGCTTGGGAAATTTAATTTGAAATAA
- a CDS encoding CarD family transcriptional regulator has protein sequence MFKVGDHVVYPMHGVGVIEAIEDKIIMEKEIKYYVLRFSVDEMCVMIPVDNAANVGLRYVSSPEVCFNIIKYLNDEIKPGETSACKLFKQNLEKLKTGEISEVAQVIRVLKAKYYQNGLSSGEKRMLAQALTILTSEIAMSIDSTPEEIKDKIVDFI, from the coding sequence ATGTTTAAAGTGGGAGACCATGTAGTTTATCCCATGCATGGGGTGGGCGTTATTGAGGCAATTGAAGATAAGATCATCATGGAAAAGGAGATAAAGTATTATGTCCTTCGTTTTTCTGTTGATGAAATGTGTGTAATGATTCCGGTGGACAATGCCGCTAATGTAGGGCTGCGTTATGTGTCTTCGCCCGAGGTATGTTTTAATATCATAAAATATTTAAACGATGAAATTAAACCCGGTGAAACAAGTGCGTGTAAACTTTTTAAACAAAACTTGGAAAAGTTAAAGACTGGGGAAATATCAGAAGTAGCTCAGGTCATACGTGTTTTAAAGGCAAAATATTATCAAAACGGGCTTTCTTCCGGAGAAAAAAGGATGCTTGCGCAAGCGCTTACTATATTGACTTCCGAAATAGCGATGTCCATTGATTCGACCCCTGAAGAGATAAAGGATAAGATTGTAGATTTTATATAA